In one window of Solanum pennellii chromosome 2, SPENNV200 DNA:
- the LOC107009524 gene encoding AAA-ATPase At3g28510-like, producing MTASLTELWSKLGGLMLIWGIIQQYFPRALSKRFDYLWRRVENYFYPYVQITIDEFSNGKGNEMYGHINSYLGTKSIKKDAKLLKVEKSKNSKSFAVSLDEGEEINDEFQGAKFSWRNYSVKLSDDFSGHRSSRSNSVPMEKKSYRLTFNQGDREIVTGKYLNHIMEEGKAIQFLNRKQKIYSNNCSDDWYWYGKGMWRDINFEHPATFDTLAMDPKKKAEIINDLIAFSKGKDYYSKVGKAWKRGYLLYGPPGTGKSTMIAAIANYLNYDIYDLELTSVKDNSGLKKLLMETTSKSIIVIEDIDCSIDLTGKRKKKKKKETTSEDQEEDSDSSTEKEKESTENKETGKLTLSGLLNFIDGIWSACGQERIIIFTTNHKDKLDPALIRRGRMDMHIEMSYCRYEAFKVLANNYLNLETHTLFQQIQGLLEEVDMSPCDVAEHLILKNASGGPQTCLDNLIQALQEAKKKANKDSKESKEKAKQNSLKIKKFSKFLRCFGSVKKLLK from the coding sequence ATGACAGCATCATTGACTGAATTATGGTCTAAGCTAGGTGGACTGATGTTAATATGGGGCATAATTCAGCAATACTTTCCCCGTGCACTCAGCAAGCGCTTCGATTACTTATGGCGCAGAGTGGAGAATTATTTCTACCCTTACGTACAAATTACCATTGATGAATTCTCAAATGGTAAAGGAAACGAAATGTACGGTCATATCAACTCTTATTTGGGTACTAAGTCCATCAAAAAGGATGCTAAGTTACTCAAAGTTGAAAAGTCTAAGAACAGCAAGTCTTTTGCTGTTAGCTTGGATGAAGGAGAAgaaataaatgatgaatttcaagGTGCTAAATTCAGTTGGCGCAATTACTCTGTAAAATTGTCCGATGATTTTTCAGGTCATCGGTCTAGCCGGTCTAATTCCGTTCCAATGGAAAAGAAAAGTTACAGGTTAACTTTCAATCAAGGAGACAGAGAAATTGTTACCGGAAAATACTTGAACCATATCATGGAAGAAGGCAAGGCAATTCAGTTCCTGAACAGGAAACAGAAGATTTACTCAAACAATTGTAGTGATGATTGGTATTGGTATGGTAAAGGTATGTGGAGAGACATCAATTTTGAGCACCCTGCGACATTTGATACTCTGGCTATGGATCCTAAGAAGAAAGCGGAAATAATCAACGATCTCATTGCTTTTAGCAAGGGGAAGGATTATTATTCCAAAGTTGGAAAGGCTTGGAAGCGCGGTTATCTTCTTTATGGTCCACCAGGAACTGGAAAATCAACTATGATTGCAGCAATTGCGAATTACTTGAACTATGATATTTATGATCTTGAGCTAACCTCTGTTAAGGATAACTCAGGGCTTAAGAAATTGCTTATGGAAACAACGAGCAAGTCCATCATTGTCATTGAAGATATCGATTGTTCTATCGATCTCACTGgcaagagaaagaagaaaaagaaaaaggaaacaaCCAGTGAAGATCAGGAAGAAGATTCTGACTCGtcaacagaaaaagaaaaagaaagtacGGAAAACAAGGAAACAGGCAAACTCACACTTTCCGGGCTGTTGAATTTCATCGACGGAATATGGTCAGCTTGTGGTCAAGaaagaattattatatttaCGACAAATCACAAGGACAAACTTGATCCAGCTCTAATACGACGAGGACGTATGGATATGCACATTGAGATGTCTTATTGCAGATATGAAGCATTCAAAGTGTTGGCTAACAATTACTTGAATTTGGAAACGCACACTTTGTTTCAACAGATTCAAGGTTTACTAGAGGAAGTAGACATGAGTCCTTGTGATGTGGCTGAGCACTTGATTCTCAAAAATGCTTCAGGAGGGCCTCAAACTTGCTTGGATAACTTAATTCAAGCTTTGCAAGAGGCCAAGAAAAAGGCAAATAAGGACTCAAAGGAATCCAAGGAAAAAGCCAAGCAGAATTCATTGAAAATTAAGAagttctcaaaatttctcagaTGTTTTGGCAGTGTAAAAAAGTTGCTCAAATGA
- the LOC107010749 gene encoding AAA-ATPase At3g28510-like produces MVDTLTELCSKLAGLMFILGTIQQLVPHSFYKRIKTLWHRIENYFYPYVQITIDEYSNDKRNEVYSLVKVYLGTKSTNDAKYLKAEMFKKSKFLAVSLDEGEEVIDEFHGVKLKWNSYTETFPDNSSGGRSQLPIEKKCYTLTFNKKNQEMVTGQYLKHVMEEGKAIEFKNKKQKIYSNEEGERYWYGKGMWRNINFEHPATFDTLAMDPTKKEEIINDLVAFSKGKDYHSKVGKAWKRGYLLYGPPGTGKSTMIAAIANYLNYDIYDLELTSVKDNSELKKLLMETTSKSIIVIEDIDCSIDLTGKRKKKKKKETTNEEEEEDSDSTTEKKNDKNESSKLTLSGLLNFIDGIWSACGQERIIIFTTNHVDKLDPALIRRGRMDMHIEMSYCKYEAFKVLAKNYLGIETHPLFQEIQRLLEEVDVSPCDVAENLMPKNASGNPEICLESLVKVLKKAKRKASLNSQKNKKSSTKLIKTYGRFKKLFQ; encoded by the exons ATGGTTGATACATTAACTGAGTTATGCTCCAAACTTGCTGGACTGATGTTCATTTTGGGTACAATTCAGCAACTTGTCCCCCATTCTTTCTACAAGCGCATCAAAACATTGTGGCATCgaatagaaaattatttctaCCCTTATGTCCAAATTACCATCGATGAATACTCCAACGATAAAAGAAATGAAGTTTACTCTCTTGTCAAAGTTTATTTAGGTACTAAGTCCACTAACGATGCAAAGTATCTTAAAGCTGAAATGTTCAAGAAGAGCAAGTTTTTAGCTGTTAGCTTGGACGAAGGAGAAGAG g tAATTGATGAATTCCATGGTGTCAAGCTCAAATGGAACTCTTACACGGAAACATTCCCTGATAATTCTTCAGGGGGCCGTTCTCAACTTCCGATTGAAAAGAAATGTTATACGCTAACtttcaataagaaaaatcaagagatGGTCACCGGACAATACTTGAAACATGTGATGGAAGAAGGGAAGGCCATTGAGTTCAAGAACAAGAAGCAGAAGATCTACTCTAACGAAGAGGGGGAGAGGTATTGGTATGGTAAAG GTATGTGGAGGAACATAAATTTCGAGCACCCTGCAACATTTGATACACTGGCTATGGATCCTACGAAGAAGGAAGAAATAATCAATGATCTCGTTGCATTCAGCAAGGGGAAGGACTACCATTCCAAGGTTGGAAAGGCATGGAAGCGTGGCTATCTTCTTTATGGTCCACCAGGGACTGGAAAATCAACTATGATTGCAGCAATTGCGAATTACTTGAACTATGATATTTATGATCTTGAGCTCACCTCAGTTAAGGATAACTCAGAGCTTAAGAAATTGCTCATGGAAACAACAAGCAAGTCCATCATTGTCATTGAAGATATCGATTGTTCTATTGATCTCACAGgcaagagaaagaagaaaaagaaaaaggaaacaacgaatgaggaggaggaagaagattCAGACTCGACTACAGAGAAAAAGAACGACAAGAATGAATCTAGCAAACTTACTCTTTCGGGGCTTCTGAATTTCATAGATGGAATATGGTCAGCTTGTGGTCAAGAGAGAATTATTATATTTACGACTAATCATGTTGACAAACTTGATCCAGCTCTGATACGTAGAGGACGGATGGATATGCACATTGAGATGTCGTATTGCAAATATGAAGCATTCAAAGTGTTGGCTAAGAATTACTTGGGAATTGAAACACATCCTCTGTTTCAAGAGATTCAACGTTTATTAGAGGAAGTAGACGTGAGTCCTTGTGATGTGGCTGAGAACTTGATGCCCAAAAATGCTTCAGGAAACCCTGAGATTTGCTTGGAAAGCTTAGTCAAAGTTTTGAAAAAGGCCAAGAGAAAGGCCAGCTTGAATTCCCAGAAGAACAAAAAATCCTCCACAAAACTAATCAAAACTTATGGCCGTTTCAAAAAGCTCTTTCAATGA